ACGGGACCACCGTGGACGAGGCGCTTTCCGCCATCGAGTACCGGCAGGAAGGGCGCAAGATCTGGCAGGACTCCTAACCCAACCAACCAACGAGGCAACCCAATGCTGAAATTCCTGGTTATCGCCGCGGCCCTGTTTTTGGTCTACAAGCTCTTCATGGGCGACAAGCAAAAGAAAGACAAGCAAAAGGACAAGGCCTTCAAACAGAAGGTAGCCTCGGGCGAAATGGTCAAGGATCCGTCCTGTGGGACCTACGTGGACAAGGATGGCGACATCCGCGTCCGGGAAGGGGAGAAAGTCCACGTTTTCTGTTCCTATGAATGCCGAGACAAATACCTAAAGCGCATCGGCGCGGCAGCCCCGAAAAAAGAAGCAACGGCTTCCGGCGACGAAGAAGAATAGATCTCTCACCCAATCCGACAAGACAAAGGCCCGACTCCGGGCCTTTTTTTGTGCCCTCGTTTCGAGCGGAAGTTGTTTCCGATGCACGGACGAGTTCACATCACAACATTACACACAGTATTTACCCGGCAATCCGCCTGTAAGCATCGGTGGCCCTAGGGGACTTGGCGCCCTGAAGGAATTCTCCTCACTCTTCCTGCGGACCAACAGTTGGCAGGGGGACCAACCATGCCTCATGTCGAAAGGGTGCAAGTGCCTGCCTGCGGATGGGGGAAAATTATGCAGTCCGTCGCGCATGCTACGCCTGGCGAAAAGCCGGCTGAAGGACCCGGATTTGCGCTCGGTGTGAGTTCACGTTTCCGGGCGATGAAAACAGGTAGTCGACGAATTCAAGAAGCAATCGTGGCCACGTGCAGTTTGTACGACTGTAGCCACCTTCAAGAGCATGGTCAGGTCCGGGGACTGCCCAGACCTATGAAGAATTCCATTTCGAGGACCAAGGGGGCAGGCTTTTTTTGCGTCCTGGATTCAAGCGTGAGCCGTTTTCCGTCCCGAGGCGGGCTCGTCATCGCAAAACCCCATAAAACACGGCACAACGGATTTTCCGGCGAGCGGCCATCGGCAAGCCATCAATAGGCGACGATAGTTGTTAGCTACTTTGGCAACTTTAAGAAATTTATTTCACTCTTCCAGGCACTTATATATTTGTCTCATAATGTAAATTATGTAAACTTTTAACAAATAGGCACCAAAACAGAGCTGATCGTAACCGTTGAATTTTGCCCTTCCCAATTTGCGGCCCACGACTTGGCCCGCTGCACGGACCTGAGAAGAAACGCCCACACTGCCCATTGAGCATTTTGGGGACGGCTGGTAATGATGGCCCATCACAAACGGACAAAAAGGCGCTATGGCCGCATTCGAGGAACAATGACAGCACGCATCGCGTTTTCGCTTCTGACGGTCTTTCTGGTTCTGACCGGACTGAATCCCGCCCTGGCCGAGGAAAAGCAATCCTTTCAACAA
This sequence is a window from Desulfovibrio sp. Huiquan2017. Protein-coding genes within it:
- a CDS encoding transcriptional regulator, whose amino-acid sequence is MLKFLVIAAALFLVYKLFMGDKQKKDKQKDKAFKQKVASGEMVKDPSCGTYVDKDGDIRVREGEKVHVFCSYECRDKYLKRIGAAAPKKEATASGDEEE